Proteins from one Emys orbicularis isolate rEmyOrb1 chromosome 2, rEmyOrb1.hap1, whole genome shotgun sequence genomic window:
- the SLC52A2 gene encoding solute carrier family 52, riboflavin transporter, member 2 — translation MAASVMGQTMVTHVLVALFGMGSWVSVNSLWVELPVVVKWLPEGWNLPAYLSVLIALGNVGPIAVTLAHRLAPGRLKERWVIHAIQVLGVVAALFLALFWHRTATVAGESHSLAFLLLAFLLAFVCCTSNVTFLPFMYQFPQQFIRTFFVGQGLSALFPCVVALAQGVGKLECRNTTSGNGSQPHYLEENFPAATYFWLMSAMLAVSALSFLGLILQRRRASRSAARQESSSKGSVETEESFPLRDGTPTSDSATEIAQGAHPPAQATSFWTGRNIYLLVLLGVSNALTNGVLPAVQSYSCLPYGSMAYHLSVVLSNIANPVACFVAMFVLCRSAVGLGVISVLGGVFAAYLMVLAALSPCPPLLGSAAGVALVVLAWILFLGLFSYLKVVIGSLLHEAGHAALVWCGAVIQAGSLVGALAMFPIVSIYHLFQSGQDCADNCGA, via the exons ATGGCTGCCTCCGTGATGGGCCAGACCATGGTCACCCACGTGCTGGTGGCCCTTTTCGGGATGGGCTCCTGGGTCTCCGTGAACTCCTTGTGGGTGGAGCTCCCCGTGGTGGTGAAGTGGCTTCCAGAAG GCTGGAATCTCCCTGCctacctctcagtcctcatcgcCCTGGGGAACGTGGGCCCCATCGCCGTCACCCTGGCTCACAGGCTGGCCCCTGGGCGGCTGAAGGAGCGCTGGGTCATCCACGCCATCCAGGTGCTGGGCGTGGTGGCAGCCCTCTTTCTGGCTCTCTTCTGGCACCGGACGGCGACAGTGGCAGGGGAGTCCCACAGCCTGGCCTTCCTGCTCCTGGCCTTCCTCCTGGCCTTCGTCTGCTGCACCTCCAACGTCACCTTCCTGCCCTTCATGTACCAGTTCCCCCAGCAGTTCATCCGCACCTTCTTCGTGGGCCAGGGCCTGAGCGCCCTCTTCCCCTGCGTGGTGGCGCTGGCCCAAGGGGTGGGCAAGCTGGAGTGCCGCAACACCACCTCCGGCaacggctcccagccccactacCTGGAGGAGAACTTTCCCGCGGCCACCTACTTCTGGCTGATGTCCGCCATGCTCGCTGTCTCGGCACTCTCCTTCCTGGGGCTCATCCTGCAGCGCCGCCGCGCCAGCCGCTCCGCCGCCCGCCAGGAGAGCTCTTCCAAGGGCAGCGTGGAGACGGAGGAGTCCTTCCCACTGCGGGACGGCACCCCCACGTCGGACAGCGCCACGGAGATCGCCCAGGGCGCCCACCCCCCGGCCCAGGCCACCTCCTTCTGGACAGGCCGGAACATCTacctgctggtgctgctgggcGTCTCCAACGCGCTGACCAACGGCGTGCTGCCTGCGGTGCAGAGCTACTCCTGCCTGCCCTACGGGAGCATGGCCTACCACCTCTCCGTGGTGCTCAGCAACATCGCCAACCCCGTGGCCTGCTTCGTCGCCATGTTTGTGCTGTGCAG GTCAGCGGTGGGCTTGGGCGTCATCTCTGTGCTGGGAGGCGTCTTTGCGGCCTATCTGATGGTGCTGGCcgcgctcagcccctgccctcccctgctgggcagtGCCGCGGGAGTCGCCCTGGTG GTGCTGGCCTGGATCCTGTTCCTGGGGCTCTTCTCCTACCTCAAGGTGGTGATCGGCAGCCTGCTGCACGAGGCCGGCCACGCAGCGCTGGTGTGGTGTGGAGCGGTCATCCAGGCGGGCTCCCTGGTGGGCGCCCTGGCCATGTTCCCCATCGTCAGCATCTATCACCTCTTCCAGAGCGGGCAGGACTGTGCCGACAACTGTGGGGCATGA